In a single window of the Nocardiopsis composta genome:
- a CDS encoding alkyl sulfatase dimerization domain-containing protein, which produces MNAVLELAEKAWRGEPVPEYHRGEPARAGLAEVAEGIGMWPGFGNAFCIRAERGPVLFDTGSAPSAEALHAAVRGYDGRPLRFAVYSHGHIDHVSGVGPFDAEADAAGRPRPVVVAHEAVAARFDRYVRTAGYNEVINRRQFGSSELRWPRSYRYPDQTYRDSMELHLGDAALRLFHAKGETDDHTWAYLPERRTLLTGDLFIWVAPNAGNPQKVQRHPAEWAAALRTMAGTGAEVLLPGHGLPIVGADRVRTALNETAEFLESLVEQTLALMNAGARLDEAVHAVRPPAHLADRPYLQPVYDEPEFVVRNVWRLYGGWYDGDPAHLKPAPADRLAAALAELCGGASALSARARAAAEQGDLRLAGHLAELAVQAAPDDAGAHGARAEINLARVAEERSTMAKGVFRWAAAESRAALSGGDTVEELQRLSGTAFKIGL; this is translated from the coding sequence GTGAACGCCGTACTGGAACTCGCCGAGAAGGCATGGCGGGGCGAGCCCGTCCCGGAGTACCACCGGGGCGAGCCGGCCCGCGCCGGGCTCGCGGAGGTCGCCGAGGGGATCGGGATGTGGCCGGGCTTCGGCAACGCGTTCTGCATCCGCGCCGAGCGGGGCCCGGTCCTCTTCGACACCGGGTCCGCGCCGTCCGCCGAGGCGCTGCACGCCGCGGTCCGCGGCTACGACGGCCGGCCGCTGCGGTTCGCGGTCTACTCGCACGGCCACATCGACCACGTGTCCGGCGTCGGCCCGTTCGACGCCGAGGCCGATGCGGCGGGCCGGCCCCGGCCGGTGGTCGTCGCGCACGAGGCGGTCGCCGCCCGGTTCGACCGGTACGTGCGCACCGCCGGCTACAACGAGGTGATCAACCGCCGCCAGTTCGGCAGCTCCGAACTGCGCTGGCCGCGCTCCTACCGCTACCCCGACCAGACCTACCGGGACTCCATGGAGCTGCACCTGGGCGACGCCGCCCTGCGGCTGTTCCACGCCAAGGGCGAGACCGACGACCACACCTGGGCCTACCTGCCGGAGCGCCGGACGCTGCTCACCGGCGACCTGTTCATCTGGGTGGCGCCCAACGCGGGCAACCCGCAGAAGGTGCAGCGCCACCCGGCCGAGTGGGCGGCGGCGCTGCGCACCATGGCCGGCACCGGCGCCGAGGTGCTGCTGCCCGGCCACGGCCTGCCCATCGTCGGCGCCGACCGGGTGCGCACCGCGCTGAACGAGACCGCCGAGTTCCTGGAGAGCCTGGTCGAGCAGACCCTGGCGCTGATGAACGCCGGCGCCCGGCTGGACGAGGCGGTGCACGCCGTCAGACCGCCGGCGCACCTGGCGGACCGCCCCTACCTGCAGCCCGTCTACGACGAGCCGGAGTTCGTGGTGCGCAACGTGTGGCGGCTCTACGGCGGCTGGTACGACGGCGACCCCGCGCACCTCAAGCCGGCCCCGGCGGACCGGCTCGCCGCCGCCCTCGCCGAGCTGTGCGGCGGCGCGTCCGCGCTGTCCGCCCGTGCCCGCGCCGCCGCCGAGCAGGGCGACCTCCGCCTGGCCGGGCACCTCGCCGAACTCGCGGTGCAGGCCGCACCGGACGACGCCGGCGCGCACGGGGCCCGCGCCGAGATCAACCTGGCCCGGGTCGCCGAGGAGCGGTCCACCATGGCCAAGGGCGTGTTCCGCTGGGCCGCCGCGGAGTCCAGGGCCGCGCTGAGCGGCGGCGACACCGTGGAGGAGCTGCAGAGGCTGAGCGGCACCGCGTTCAAGATCGGCCTGTAG
- a CDS encoding metallophosphoesterase, translating to MSRRHEGWRRAARAAAVAGAVGAAGIGYAAVIERNWFRLRRHELPLLPEGSPPLRVLHLSDAHLTPGRRMLIDWVRGLERYEPDLVVNTGDSLAHPDAVEPFVEALGPLLDRPGAFVYGSNDLFSPRPKNPARYLWRSSKKDYRDRVEPDLPWRELGAAMAGAGWLDLNNRKGRISAGGLSIAAAGVHDSHIGLDRYEEVAGPAPASADLRLGVLHSPEPANLDRFAADGYQLLLAGHTHGGQLCLPFYGTLVTNCGIDRRRAWGLNRYGRAWLNVSGGLGTSPYAPVRFCCRPEASLIDLVPARP from the coding sequence GTGAGCAGGCGACATGAGGGGTGGCGGCGGGCCGCGCGGGCGGCGGCGGTCGCCGGCGCCGTCGGCGCCGCCGGGATCGGCTACGCCGCGGTCATCGAGCGGAACTGGTTCCGGCTGCGCCGGCACGAGCTGCCGCTGCTGCCCGAGGGGAGCCCGCCGCTGCGGGTGCTGCACCTGTCCGACGCGCACCTGACCCCGGGGCGCCGGATGCTCATCGACTGGGTGCGCGGCCTGGAGCGGTACGAGCCGGACCTGGTGGTCAACACCGGCGACTCGCTGGCCCACCCGGACGCGGTGGAGCCGTTCGTCGAGGCGCTGGGCCCGCTGCTGGACCGGCCCGGGGCGTTCGTCTACGGATCCAACGACCTGTTCTCGCCGCGCCCCAAGAACCCGGCCCGCTACCTGTGGCGCAGCAGCAAGAAGGACTACCGCGACCGGGTCGAGCCCGACCTGCCCTGGCGCGAGCTGGGCGCCGCGATGGCCGGCGCCGGATGGCTGGACCTGAACAACCGCAAGGGCCGGATCAGCGCCGGCGGGCTGAGCATCGCCGCGGCCGGGGTGCACGACTCGCACATCGGCCTGGACCGCTACGAGGAGGTGGCCGGCCCCGCCCCCGCCTCGGCCGACCTCCGGCTGGGCGTGCTGCACTCCCCCGAGCCGGCCAACCTGGACCGGTTCGCCGCCGACGGCTACCAGCTGCTGCTGGCCGGGCACACCCACGGCGGCCAGCTCTGCCTGCCGTTCTACGGCACGCTCGTGACCAACTGCGGGATCGACCGGCGCCGCGCCTGGGGGCTGAACCGGTACGGCCGGGCCTGGCTGAACGTCTCCGGCGGCCTGGGCACCTCCCCTTACGCCCCGGTGCGGTTCTGCTGCCGCCCGGAGGCCAGCCTGATCGACCTGGTCCCGGCCCGCCCCTGA
- a CDS encoding GatB/YqeY domain-containing protein, with protein sequence MSELKDRLKSDLTAAMKARDAVRLRTLRMALTAVSNEEVAGGAARELADDDIVRLLTREAKKRREAAEAFDKGGRADKAADERAEAEVLSEYLPAQLDDTELAALVADAVAESGATGPKGMGAVMKLVNPKVAGRAEGSRVAAEVKRQLAG encoded by the coding sequence ATGTCCGAACTCAAAGACCGCCTGAAGTCCGACCTCACCGCCGCCATGAAGGCGCGCGACGCGGTGCGCCTCCGCACGCTGCGCATGGCCCTGACCGCCGTGTCCAACGAGGAGGTCGCCGGCGGTGCCGCGCGCGAGCTGGCCGACGACGACATCGTCCGGCTGCTCACCCGGGAGGCCAAGAAGCGCCGCGAGGCGGCCGAGGCCTTCGACAAGGGCGGCCGCGCGGACAAGGCCGCCGACGAGCGGGCCGAGGCCGAGGTGCTCTCCGAGTACCTGCCGGCCCAGCTGGACGACACCGAGCTCGCCGCCCTGGTGGCCGACGCCGTCGCCGAGTCCGGGGCGACCGGCCCCAAGGGCATGGGCGCCGTCATGAAGCTGGTCAACCCCAAGGTCGCCGGGCGCGCCGAGGGCTCGCGGGTGGCCGCCGAGGTCAAGCGCCAGCTGGCCGGCTGA